A single genomic interval of Cellulosilyticum sp. I15G10I2 harbors:
- a CDS encoding sugar phosphate isomerase/epimerase family protein produces the protein MNESMHKYMKVGLIHFMAYPSTIKGEGPIVETIKRIACDEYFTAIELTWIKDAKVRDEVKKILTSSHMAVGYGAQPRLLTTGMNINNLDESERINAVASLKEGIDEAYEMGAKGFAFLSGKYQEETKEDSYQALLSSTRELCTYAKSKRDLKIILEVFDYDIDKKSLIGPAPLAKRFAEDITKEYDNFGLMVDLSHIPMIHETCEEAILPIRDYLVHAHMGNTVIKDPSLEAYGDMHPRFGFPGGENDVEELTQFLRVLLDIGFLNTKNPPIVSFEVKPWGDEDPELVIANAKRTLNEAWAKL, from the coding sequence ATGAATGAATCAATGCATAAGTATATGAAGGTAGGGCTTATCCACTTTATGGCATATCCGTCTACAATAAAAGGCGAAGGGCCTATCGTTGAAACGATAAAAAGAATTGCTTGTGATGAGTACTTTACAGCAATTGAGTTAACGTGGATCAAAGATGCCAAGGTTCGAGATGAAGTTAAGAAAATCTTAACCTCAAGCCATATGGCAGTAGGCTATGGCGCACAGCCAAGACTGCTTACTACGGGCATGAATATCAATAACTTAGATGAATCAGAAAGAATTAATGCCGTTGCTTCTTTAAAAGAAGGTATTGATGAAGCGTATGAGATGGGGGCAAAGGGATTTGCTTTTCTAAGCGGCAAGTACCAAGAGGAGACAAAAGAAGATTCCTATCAGGCACTGCTTAGCTCAACGAGAGAACTCTGTACTTATGCCAAGTCTAAAAGAGATCTGAAGATCATATTAGAAGTTTTTGATTATGATATTGATAAGAAGAGTTTAATAGGCCCTGCGCCTCTTGCTAAGAGATTTGCCGAAGATATCACAAAAGAATATGATAACTTTGGACTTATGGTAGACCTAAGTCACATTCCGATGATCCATGAAACTTGTGAAGAGGCTATACTGCCTATTCGGGATTATTTGGTGCATGCCCATATGGGTAATACCGTGATTAAGGATCCGAGCCTTGAGGCCTATGGAGATATGCATCCACGCTTTGGATTTCCAGGGGGAGAAAACGATGTAGAGGAATTAACGCAGTTCCTAAGAGTACTCCTTGATATTGGTTTTTTAAATACGAAGAATCCTCCTATTGTGAGTTTTGAGGTAAAACCATGGGGAGATGAAGACCCAGAACTTGTTATTGCTAATGCAAAAAGGACCTTAAACGAAGCTTGGGCAAAACTTTAA
- a CDS encoding transketolase family protein, with the protein MSASKPMRLVFGETLVELGESFPELAVLDCDVSSSTQTKLYGQKYPERFFNFGIAEANMVSAAAGMAASGLIPVTSTFAFLLTLRAGDPIRSLIAYNNLNVKLAGGYAGLSDFADGASHQSVMDMAIMRAMPNMTVLVPSDIETTRGAVKAMIEYKGPVYLRLSRDLVGSYHGGDETFEIGKARVLRDGSDVTLAVCGTLLAFALEAAEALEKEGISAAVVEFPTIKPFDHETLVAYAGKTGAIISIEEHSIIGGLGGAVAETLAEKCPTKLERLGLKDTFGESGAYSALLDKYKLTTPHILEAAKRILKTK; encoded by the coding sequence ATGAGTGCATCAAAACCAATGAGACTAGTATTTGGAGAGACACTTGTAGAACTTGGCGAATCATTTCCGGAGCTTGCAGTTTTAGACTGTGACGTATCCAGCAGTACACAGACTAAACTTTATGGACAAAAATACCCAGAAAGATTTTTTAATTTTGGCATTGCAGAAGCGAATATGGTCAGTGCAGCAGCAGGTATGGCAGCTTCGGGCCTCATCCCAGTCACTTCTACCTTTGCATTTTTACTTACCCTAAGGGCTGGGGATCCTATAAGAAGCCTTATTGCGTATAACAACCTCAATGTCAAATTGGCCGGAGGCTATGCAGGACTTTCAGATTTTGCAGACGGTGCCAGCCATCAGTCAGTAATGGATATGGCAATTATGCGGGCTATGCCTAATATGACTGTACTTGTGCCTTCGGATATTGAAACAACCCGAGGGGCGGTAAAAGCCATGATAGAGTATAAGGGACCTGTTTATTTGAGACTTTCTCGTGACCTGGTGGGTTCCTACCATGGAGGCGATGAGACGTTTGAAATAGGTAAGGCAAGAGTACTGCGTGATGGCAGCGATGTAACCCTTGCTGTATGCGGGACACTGCTTGCGTTTGCCCTAGAGGCCGCAGAGGCACTTGAAAAAGAGGGCATTAGTGCTGCAGTTGTTGAGTTTCCGACTATTAAACCTTTTGATCATGAAACATTAGTGGCCTATGCGGGAAAAACAGGTGCTATAATAAGTATAGAAGAACATTCCATTATTGGAGGTCTGGGAGGTGCTGTTGCAGAAACCTTAGCAGAAAAATGCCCAACCAAGCTTGAAAGATTAGGGCTTAAAGACACTTTTGGTGAAAGCGGCGCGTACAGTGCACTGCTTGATAAATATAAACTGACAACACCGCACATCCTAGAAGCAGCAAAACGTATATTAAAAACAAAATAA
- a CDS encoding transketolase, with protein sequence MSTFEKLQRQAQELRITIINMIHKAGSGHSGGSLSSAEILTVLYEKVMNVKPNEPNWPDRDRFILSKGHGAPALYATLARKGYFESEDLQTLREIESCLQGHPCMFKLPGIEMSTGSLGMGISVGVGMALTAKLQDRSYKTYVLCGDGELQEGQNWEAMMSISKWQLDNLVVIIDRNRVQLDGTVDEVLPMGDLKAKIEAFGLYTIVCDGHTIESLSDAFDSALDHKGPVAIIAETVKGKGVSFMEGQSAWHGKPISDDEYAQAMKELKEVLV encoded by the coding sequence ATGTCAACATTTGAAAAATTGCAGCGCCAAGCACAGGAGCTTCGTATAACCATTATCAACATGATACATAAAGCTGGCAGCGGACATTCTGGCGGAAGTCTCTCCAGTGCTGAAATATTAACCGTGCTTTATGAAAAAGTAATGAACGTTAAACCAAACGAACCAAACTGGCCCGACAGAGACCGTTTTATACTTAGTAAAGGCCACGGGGCACCGGCTTTATATGCCACTTTGGCTAGAAAAGGTTATTTTGAGTCAGAAGATCTTCAGACACTTAGAGAAATAGAAAGCTGCCTTCAAGGGCATCCATGTATGTTTAAGCTGCCAGGCATAGAAATGTCTACAGGCTCTTTAGGAATGGGGATATCCGTAGGCGTAGGCATGGCACTCACGGCTAAACTGCAGGATAGATCTTACAAGACCTACGTACTCTGCGGAGACGGAGAGCTTCAGGAAGGACAGAACTGGGAAGCGATGATGAGCATTTCTAAGTGGCAGCTTGATAATTTAGTCGTGATCATTGATAGAAACCGCGTGCAGCTGGACGGCACAGTAGATGAAGTCCTGCCTATGGGAGATCTAAAGGCTAAGATTGAAGCCTTCGGACTTTATACAATAGTCTGTGATGGGCACACTATAGAGTCTTTATCAGATGCATTTGACAGCGCTCTTGATCACAAAGGCCCTGTTGCAATAATAGCTGAAACCGTAAAAGGAAAAGGCGTTTCGTTTATGGAAGGACAGTCAGCATGGCACGGCAAACCGATTAGTGACGATGAGTATGCGCAGGCTATGAAGGAATTAAAGGAGGTGTTGGTATGA
- a CDS encoding sugar phosphate isomerase/epimerase family protein: protein MKLAVAIASEDAPSSAFVVWRGFKESIRKASELGYHGVELALKTADDINPHELSAWLNQYKMEVSCISTGQVFAALGLYFTHPDKVMRERAIEVFNGLIDLSQDFGQIINVGRTRGFIAEGQTYEEAERIFIDTAERICERADKKGVTIILEPVNRYEINFINNLDEGAKLAAKLKHKNIGLMPDVFHMNIEDDHIGASLTRNADRIKYIHFADSNRLAPGQGHLDFDDVFRGLKEAKFDGWASIEILAKPDPDTAARQAAEFILPRIEAYNNKL, encoded by the coding sequence ATGAAATTAGCAGTAGCAATCGCAAGTGAAGACGCACCATCTTCAGCATTTGTAGTATGGCGCGGCTTTAAGGAATCGATTAGAAAAGCTTCTGAGCTTGGCTATCACGGTGTGGAGCTTGCATTAAAAACAGCAGATGATATTAATCCACACGAACTGAGTGCTTGGCTTAATCAGTATAAGATGGAAGTCAGCTGTATCAGTACAGGTCAGGTTTTTGCAGCACTGGGGTTGTATTTTACACATCCGGACAAAGTGATGCGCGAGCGGGCGATAGAGGTGTTTAATGGTCTAATTGATCTGTCACAGGACTTTGGGCAGATTATCAACGTAGGGCGCACAAGAGGTTTTATCGCAGAAGGGCAAACCTATGAAGAGGCGGAGCGCATTTTCATCGATACTGCAGAACGTATCTGTGAGCGGGCAGACAAAAAGGGCGTTACGATTATTTTAGAACCGGTTAACCGTTACGAGATTAATTTTATTAATAACTTAGACGAAGGCGCAAAGCTTGCGGCTAAACTCAAACACAAAAATATTGGGCTTATGCCAGATGTTTTCCATATGAATATTGAGGATGATCATATCGGTGCAAGCCTCACTCGTAATGCTGATAGGATAAAATACATCCATTTTGCAGATTCTAACAGACTGGCTCCTGGGCAGGGACATCTGGATTTTGATGATGTCTTTAGGGGGCTAAAAGAAGCAAAGTTTGACGGCTGGGCTTCTATTGAAATACTGGCTAAACCGGATCCGGATACAGCGGCAAGGCAGGCAGCAGAGTTCATTCTGCCAAGAATTGAAGCCTATAACAACAAACTATAA
- the rpiB gene encoding ribose 5-phosphate isomerase B, with translation MDKDTIWIGNDHGGYELKQHVIAYLKEKGIPYNDIGTDSTDIVRYPYFAAKVAGAVSSGAATRGILICSTGIGMSIIANKFKGVRASLCTSTFAGKMTRAHNNSNVLVLGGKVTGTMEALDILEAWLATEYEGGRHAISLGLISEAEETLCSEALWTPEGPML, from the coding sequence ATGGATAAAGATACGATTTGGATTGGTAATGATCATGGGGGTTACGAGCTGAAACAGCATGTTATAGCTTATTTAAAAGAGAAGGGAATTCCCTATAACGATATCGGTACAGATTCTACTGATATTGTCCGTTATCCGTATTTTGCAGCGAAAGTGGCTGGGGCTGTTTCAAGCGGTGCGGCTACTCGTGGCATATTGATTTGTTCAACGGGTATTGGGATGAGTATTATTGCTAATAAGTTTAAAGGGGTGCGTGCATCACTTTGTACCAGTACTTTTGCAGGTAAGATGACACGAGCGCATAACAACTCAAACGTTTTGGTGCTTGGCGGCAAGGTGACGGGTACTATGGAGGCGCTTGATATTCTTGAAGCATGGCTTGCAACGGAATATGAAGGCGGCAGACACGCTATTTCACTGGGGCTGATCAGTGAGGCTGAGGAGACGTTATGCAGCGAGGCTTTATGGACGCCGGAAGGTCCGATGCTTTAA
- a CDS encoding L-fucose/L-arabinose isomerase family protein — protein sequence MIRVGILSFSDGRERVHESLKEYIIACEERIKKSLEETKEVECFSASYIICNNELARTQPIELAAKNPDVVILNVPVFAFPNFSAIAVSLQHVPCLAIAPINGMLPGLGGLQAAVNMVRQVGLQCEKVWGNIEDAKTLTKVLSFIRAAHAAARLKGQVYGVFGGRSIGMGSGTISPDLWMKVFGVDTEHIDQLEIIRRAEIIEEEKVESAFNWLQKNMGSIVYDESKLTESTLKQQIRAYYATKAIINERKLNFVGVKCHYELSEYYFTQCLSAAFFNDPYDWDGPKDPIVYSCEADSDGALTMQIMKLISGKPVLFFDFRHYDGKDKVFTFCNCGAMATWYAAQSEDPLVNLSETTLCPVIPKYAGGGCHVRYIAKAGEMTFARLTRCLDQYKLTMFKGNFKSMPPKKLEETCEAWPHGFVEVGVDPDVLIDRYDNNHVHAIAGDYIEELRKFCEIKGIGCDIIGEGRK from the coding sequence ATGATTAGGGTAGGTATTTTATCCTTTTCTGATGGCAGAGAAAGGGTACATGAAAGTCTGAAAGAATATATTATAGCATGTGAAGAGCGTATCAAAAAATCCCTTGAGGAGACCAAGGAAGTTGAGTGCTTTAGTGCCTCATACATAATATGTAACAACGAACTGGCCCGTACACAGCCTATAGAGCTTGCGGCTAAGAACCCAGATGTAGTGATATTAAATGTGCCTGTCTTTGCTTTTCCTAACTTTTCGGCAATTGCAGTGAGCCTGCAACATGTGCCATGCCTCGCTATAGCACCCATAAACGGCATGCTGCCAGGGCTTGGAGGCCTTCAGGCAGCTGTCAATATGGTAAGACAAGTGGGGCTTCAGTGTGAAAAGGTGTGGGGGAATATAGAAGATGCTAAAACCCTCACCAAGGTCTTGAGTTTCATAAGGGCTGCCCATGCAGCCGCGAGGCTTAAAGGCCAGGTCTATGGTGTCTTTGGCGGCAGAAGCATCGGCATGGGATCAGGGACCATTAGCCCGGATCTTTGGATGAAGGTATTTGGTGTAGATACGGAGCACATCGATCAGCTCGAAATTATACGCCGAGCAGAAATCATAGAAGAGGAAAAAGTTGAAAGTGCCTTTAACTGGCTGCAAAAGAATATGGGAAGCATTGTGTACGATGAGAGTAAGCTGACTGAAAGTACGCTAAAGCAGCAAATTAGAGCCTACTATGCAACAAAAGCAATTATAAACGAGCGAAAGTTAAACTTTGTAGGCGTAAAGTGCCATTATGAGCTCAGCGAATATTACTTTACACAATGTCTGTCAGCTGCATTTTTTAACGATCCCTATGATTGGGATGGGCCGAAGGATCCTATAGTGTATTCCTGCGAAGCAGACTCAGACGGCGCGCTTACGATGCAGATTATGAAGCTTATTTCAGGGAAGCCTGTCTTGTTCTTTGACTTTAGGCACTATGATGGAAAAGACAAGGTATTTACCTTCTGCAACTGTGGTGCGATGGCCACATGGTATGCCGCACAAAGCGAAGATCCTCTTGTGAATCTAAGTGAAACTACCCTGTGTCCGGTGATTCCTAAATATGCAGGCGGAGGATGCCATGTGCGCTATATAGCTAAAGCGGGAGAAATGACATTTGCAAGGCTGACAAGATGTTTAGATCAATATAAATTAACGATGTTTAAAGGAAACTTTAAATCCATGCCGCCTAAGAAGCTTGAAGAAACTTGTGAGGCATGGCCCCATGGCTTTGTGGAAGTGGGGGTAGATCCTGATGTACTTATCGATAGGTATGATAATAACCATGTGCATGCCATAGCTGGAGATTATATTGAGGAGCTTAGGAAGTTCTGTGAGATCAAGGGGATTGGGTGCGATATTATTGGGGAGGGCCGCAAGTGA
- a CDS encoding TRAP transporter large permease: MQTSFLIWLFVSFVILVIMGIPLAYSLFLSSALAMIVASDLPSVLIMQQMQKGIDSFPILAIPIFFVAGDLMNRGRVSEYLIRVCLVFVGWIRGALAYFTVIVAMIFAGTTGSSAAESAAIGSIFIPNLVKKGYDKAFAVVLVACASVIGIIIPPSTFMIIYGSFGNVSVVALFIAGILPGTLIGLSLIAISAYYAKKYDYPKEMEHIAKPREMFEAVKKGIWPLGVPVLLIGGMVAGIFTPTEASIVTVVYTLIIILFIYKTLKPRDLIDIVKENALASAIPLFCLSCAGIYGYLLAYYKVPDMVGDAVAAFTTNPNVIMTFIIISFLVIGTFMDGTPAIIVMLPITQKLGQIAGFHPVHLGLIVCLTIALGLLTPPYGLCTLISCAIGKVKLTDAIKPLIPMFGTMLALVLILAYFPDVALFLPRLLVPNMVP; the protein is encoded by the coding sequence ATGCAAACATCATTTTTAATCTGGCTGTTTGTAAGCTTTGTAATACTCGTTATCATGGGCATACCACTTGCTTATTCACTCTTTTTATCCTCTGCACTCGCAATGATCGTAGCAAGTGATCTGCCTTCGGTACTTATTATGCAGCAGATGCAAAAAGGAATCGATTCCTTCCCAATACTTGCAATCCCTATATTTTTCGTTGCCGGAGACTTGATGAACCGGGGGCGGGTGTCCGAATATCTCATACGTGTCTGCCTCGTTTTTGTAGGATGGATACGAGGTGCGCTTGCTTACTTCACAGTAATCGTAGCAATGATCTTTGCAGGAACAACAGGTAGTTCAGCTGCTGAGTCAGCAGCTATCGGCTCTATTTTTATACCAAACCTTGTTAAAAAAGGTTATGACAAGGCATTCGCAGTTGTACTTGTAGCATGTGCATCCGTTATAGGGATCATTATTCCACCAAGCACCTTCATGATTATATATGGTTCTTTTGGAAATGTTTCGGTTGTTGCACTGTTTATAGCTGGCATTCTGCCAGGGACATTAATCGGACTCAGCCTTATTGCGATATCTGCTTATTATGCTAAAAAGTATGATTACCCAAAAGAAATGGAGCATATCGCAAAGCCAAGAGAAATGTTTGAAGCTGTTAAAAAAGGAATTTGGCCTTTAGGTGTACCCGTTCTTCTGATCGGCGGGATGGTAGCCGGGATATTTACCCCTACAGAAGCTTCTATCGTAACAGTTGTCTATACACTTATTATTATCTTATTTATCTACAAAACACTTAAGCCAAGAGATCTTATCGATATCGTTAAAGAAAATGCACTGGCCTCTGCAATACCTCTTTTCTGTCTCTCTTGTGCAGGGATCTACGGTTACTTATTAGCTTACTACAAAGTACCAGATATGGTAGGCGATGCAGTTGCTGCATTTACAACGAATCCAAATGTGATTATGACCTTTATCATTATCTCTTTCTTAGTGATCGGGACATTTATGGATGGGACGCCAGCGATTATCGTTATGCTTCCTATTACCCAAAAGCTTGGACAGATTGCTGGTTTTCACCCTGTACACCTTGGTCTTATAGTATGTCTTACAATAGCACTTGGTCTTTTAACACCGCCTTATGGACTATGTACACTGATCAGCTGTGCAATTGGTAAAGTAAAGCTTACAGATGCAATCAAACCTTTAATTCCAATGTTTGGTACGATGCTTGCGCTTGTTTTAATCCTGGCATACTTCCCAGATGTGGCGTTATTCCTGCCAAGACTGCTTGTACCAAATATGGTGCCTTAA
- a CDS encoding TRAP transporter small permease — protein MKGSMTRLINKIVNILEHLTGLCAFIMMMSIAWQVFTRFVVKAPSIWTEEVARYSFMYMAMFGAAVGVRKSSHFGMTLFTDRLKGKARDIYMKYAVNLIIAACALFILFYGWDFAINYGTTRVSPTFLIPMTGVFISIPITGVFMLLFAVYNIVFEDYSHDISFEEELRNQDLDLGNDVQA, from the coding sequence ATGAAAGGAAGCATGACGAGACTTATTAATAAGATTGTAAACATACTTGAGCATCTTACGGGGTTATGTGCGTTCATCATGATGATGTCAATCGCGTGGCAGGTATTTACAAGATTTGTTGTAAAAGCACCATCCATCTGGACAGAGGAAGTGGCAAGGTACTCCTTTATGTATATGGCGATGTTCGGTGCAGCAGTAGGGGTAAGAAAAAGTTCTCACTTTGGCATGACACTTTTTACGGATAGATTAAAAGGCAAGGCCAGAGATATCTATATGAAATACGCTGTTAACCTGATTATAGCGGCATGTGCACTATTTATCCTATTTTACGGATGGGACTTTGCAATCAACTATGGTACAACAAGGGTATCACCTACCTTTTTGATTCCTATGACAGGCGTATTTATATCCATTCCAATCACCGGTGTTTTTATGCTGCTGTTTGCCGTATACAATATTGTATTTGAGGATTATTCACATGACATAAGTTTTGAAGAAGAACTTAGAAACCAAGACCTAGACCTTGGTAATGATGTGCAGGCTTAA
- a CDS encoding TRAP transporter substrate-binding protein — protein sequence MKKLALILSILVTGSSILAGCSAAPQKTAETKSAQTETKAETKSEAKSETKAVKTVVLNAATNNPKTSGHYKGLEIFKALVEERTDGVVQVELYSDAVLGDEEQMAEGMQMGTVDVMMAASAKYANFVPEMDIYSPPYTFKSWDHMLAVVDSDVNDKIAKAVKERRGDIYLGVFTDGVRNVFTKKPVNNLDDIKGLKLRTMTGPNETNSWKALGANPTPLAYTELYAALESGVVDGAENSMAAILNMKFYESCKYVYRTQHNYLTLPFFISAKAVEKIPADLRDVVIQAGMDTCKEQISWAIESDKKAQETLVKEHGVTIVEMTKEDHERALELCNAAQNENAERIQMKDDLAKIREIGKDY from the coding sequence ATGAAAAAATTAGCATTGATTTTATCTATTCTAGTAACGGGAAGCTCAATTCTAGCAGGTTGCAGCGCAGCACCACAAAAAACAGCAGAAACAAAATCTGCGCAAACTGAAACAAAGGCTGAAACCAAATCTGAAGCAAAATCAGAGACGAAAGCCGTAAAAACTGTCGTATTAAATGCTGCAACAAATAATCCAAAAACAAGCGGACATTACAAAGGGCTTGAGATTTTTAAAGCACTCGTTGAAGAAAGAACTGACGGGGTAGTACAGGTTGAACTCTATAGTGATGCAGTACTTGGCGATGAAGAACAAATGGCAGAAGGGATGCAGATGGGTACAGTAGACGTTATGATGGCGGCCTCTGCTAAATATGCAAACTTCGTTCCGGAAATGGATATCTACAGTCCGCCATATACTTTTAAAAGCTGGGATCACATGCTGGCCGTTGTAGACAGTGATGTTAATGACAAGATTGCAAAAGCAGTTAAAGAAAGACGCGGCGATATTTATCTTGGGGTTTTCACAGATGGTGTACGTAATGTATTTACTAAAAAACCTGTTAATAACCTCGATGATATTAAAGGACTAAAGTTAAGAACAATGACTGGTCCTAATGAAACAAACTCATGGAAAGCACTTGGCGCAAATCCAACACCACTAGCGTATACAGAACTTTATGCAGCACTTGAAAGTGGTGTTGTTGACGGGGCTGAGAACTCAATGGCAGCTATTCTTAACATGAAATTCTATGAAAGCTGTAAATATGTTTATAGAACACAGCACAACTACTTAACACTTCCTTTCTTTATCAGTGCAAAGGCTGTAGAAAAGATACCAGCAGATCTTAGAGACGTTGTTATTCAAGCAGGTATGGATACTTGTAAAGAGCAAATCAGTTGGGCAATAGAAAGTGACAAAAAAGCTCAGGAAACATTAGTCAAAGAACATGGTGTTACTATTGTTGAAATGACAAAAGAAGACCACGAAAGAGCACTTGAACTTTGTAATGCAGCCCAAAATGAAAATGCTGAAAGAATTCAGATGAAAGATGACTTAGCAAAAATAAGAGAAATAGGCAAAGACTACTAA
- a CDS encoding response regulator transcription factor, with protein sequence MADTKTRIKVLVVDDMESFRARFRNVLSKDENIELIGLAKNGYEAIVVTALQKPDVIIMDVRMEHDTAGIEASKEIIKMLPDTKIIISSVIDDDEVIFKAYETGVADYIIKKNAKASDVLEAVYAAYNNQSPIRPEIAEKLRKEFQKMRTSKDSMLMTLHILSKLTPVEVDILILLSEGYSREQISKMRYSAFSTTKTHINNILGKFNKESSKELIQMLTETNIIEMLVQIKSGQVSL encoded by the coding sequence TTGGCAGATACTAAAACGCGCATCAAAGTCCTAGTAGTCGATGATATGGAATCTTTTCGTGCAAGATTTCGAAATGTCTTGTCCAAAGATGAAAATATTGAGCTGATCGGACTCGCCAAGAACGGTTATGAAGCTATCGTTGTTACTGCACTCCAAAAGCCGGATGTGATTATTATGGATGTCCGTATGGAGCATGACACTGCAGGTATTGAGGCTTCTAAAGAAATTATTAAAATGCTGCCAGATACAAAGATTATCATATCTTCTGTTATTGACGATGATGAAGTGATCTTTAAGGCGTACGAAACAGGAGTCGCAGACTATATTATCAAAAAAAATGCTAAGGCTTCAGATGTTTTAGAGGCAGTCTACGCAGCATATAACAATCAATCTCCCATTCGACCAGAAATAGCGGAAAAGCTCCGCAAAGAGTTTCAAAAGATGCGTACGTCTAAGGATAGTATGCTCATGACCTTACATATCCTCTCTAAGCTTACGCCTGTTGAAGTAGATATTTTAATCCTTCTTAGTGAGGGTTATTCAAGAGAACAAATTTCCAAGATGCGCTACAGCGCCTTTTCTACGACCAAAACACATATAAATAATATCCTTGGCAAATTCAATAAAGAGTCCTCTAAGGAACTTATACAAATGCTGACTGAAACTAATATTATAGAAATGCTTGTCCAAATCAAGTCAGGTCAGGTGAGTCTATGA
- a CDS encoding sensor histidine kinase, translating to MIYAIISMLIFGILIIVKEKGTTRYFLFLMILGWAASILGFTSYLLYLQERELYLFMFAKVFSPALLLWGNLDFLHIDVIPAISQMSFGTLCFIYASLCFAISITNLNKYGYKLYLALAILPVLQFIIYNPYTYSAFYNWYFGDKSLDSPHFQALLNIEPHIYHITLTINYIYLVASIALIVYYYVKTPAMKYFNTYILTILIGFSTTIITFATAFWWAPKRLISVSVFTGYTHVLPVSLFWEGKILFIFPYVSFISCVILLIALFKYNKDHLTMKQTSRLIVTGFETAGLGTRMISHNFKNYIMATLLDAEFLEEKYADDAESMEYINRILSLNNELMESLNYLNNKFKTLSLYIEPFDLKVVLHNVLKKYNLSEVELEVYEPPVPVLALIDPSQITEVLCNIIKNAVEAMQQSDEKNLSIELFTENNWAIITLSDSGCGMNDEQLEKLFTPFYSTKSSIKNWGIGLNYCYKIIHLHKGKIMVDSKPDMGTSFKILLPRA from the coding sequence ATGATTTATGCTATTATTTCAATGCTTATATTTGGCATTTTAATTATTGTAAAAGAAAAAGGTACGACAAGGTACTTTCTTTTCTTAATGATACTAGGCTGGGCTGCTTCTATCTTAGGCTTCACCTCTTATTTACTTTATCTTCAAGAAAGAGAACTCTACCTTTTTATGTTTGCAAAAGTATTTAGTCCTGCTCTTTTACTTTGGGGGAATCTTGACTTTCTGCATATCGATGTAATCCCCGCTATCTCTCAAATGAGTTTTGGTACACTGTGTTTTATCTATGCTTCTTTATGTTTTGCGATCTCTATTACCAATTTAAATAAATATGGTTATAAACTCTATCTGGCACTTGCCATTTTACCAGTATTACAATTTATTATTTACAATCCCTATACGTATTCAGCTTTCTATAATTGGTATTTTGGAGATAAGAGTCTTGATTCCCCTCATTTTCAAGCTTTACTAAATATAGAGCCTCATATTTATCATATTACACTTACGATTAACTACATCTATCTTGTGGCCTCTATTGCACTTATTGTGTATTACTATGTCAAGACACCCGCAATGAAATACTTCAATACTTATATTTTGACTATTCTTATAGGTTTCTCTACCACTATCATCACCTTTGCAACAGCGTTTTGGTGGGCGCCTAAGCGGCTTATTAGTGTATCAGTTTTTACAGGCTATACCCATGTTTTGCCTGTTTCCCTTTTTTGGGAGGGTAAAATTCTTTTTATTTTTCCTTATGTCTCTTTTATTTCTTGCGTAATACTGCTCATTGCATTATTTAAGTATAATAAGGATCATTTGACGATGAAGCAAACAAGCCGCCTTATTGTTACAGGGTTTGAAACTGCTGGGCTTGGAACCCGGATGATCTCACATAACTTTAAAAATTATATTATGGCGACACTCCTTGATGCTGAATTCCTAGAGGAAAAGTATGCGGATGATGCTGAATCTATGGAATATATTAATCGCATTTTATCTTTAAATAACGAGCTTATGGAGAGTCTCAACTATCTGAATAATAAATTCAAAACCTTGTCTCTTTACATAGAGCCTTTTGATCTAAAAGTGGTCCTTCACAATGTGCTTAAAAAATATAACCTGTCTGAGGTAGAACTGGAAGTTTACGAACCACCCGTGCCTGTACTGGCCCTTATAGATCCCAGCCAGATCACTGAAGTTCTATGTAATATTATTAAAAACGCCGTGGAGGCCATGCAGCAGAGTGATGAGAAAAACTTATCTATCGAGCTGTTTACTGAAAATAACTGGGCCATTATCACGCTGTCTGATTCTGGATGCGGGATGAATGATGAACAGCTGGAAAAGTTATTCACACCTTTTTATAGCACTAAGTCAAGTATCAAAAACTGGGGCATAGGCCTTAACTACTGCTATAAGATCATTCATTTGCATAAGGGTAAGATTATGGTGGACAGCAAACCCGATATGGGAACATCTTTTAAAATATTATTGCCTAGAGCATAA